The DNA window TGCCGAGCGACGGCGATGTGCTCTCCCGGATCGAGGCCCGCGTGAAGCAATTACGCGGCTACGGCGTTCCGGCTGCTGTCGAGGAACGGACCAGGTTGGCGTAGCCGGGCGAATACGAGCGACTTTCCTGGGTATCACATAACCTAGACTTGCCTGGGGCAGGTTCTACATTCTGTGATACGATTCTCGCCACGCATTTGAGGCGCATCGGGAATTTACCCTGCAGGGAGACGTTGTGATGCGATGGAAAGCGTTCGTTGGCCTGATGATCGTCTTTGCTTTGCTCATCGCGTTGCCGGTGTTCTATCACAAAGGAGAGGCGACGGCCGATGCCCTACCCCCCTCGCGCGACAACAGCGACGCGACGTCGTTTTTGGGTCAGAACGTACGCATGATTGATCTGACGCACGCGTTTGACGAACAGACGATCTTCTGGCCCACCGAGATTCCCTTCCACCTTGAGCGGGGATTTGCCGGTGTGACCGCAGGGGGTTGGTATTACACGGCCAATCGCTTTTCGATGGCGGAACATTGTGGCACGCACATCGACGCGCCGATTCATTTCTCGAAGGGAGCCCATACGGTCGATGAAATACCACTGGCGCGGCTGCTCGGGGCGGCGGTCGTGATCGATGTGGTCAAAGAATGTCGTGAAAACCCCGACTTCCTGGTCACGGCCGATGTGTTCCAGGCGTGGGAAAAGGGACACAATCACCGCTTGGACGAGACGATCGTGCTTGTCAGAACCGGCTTTGGTCCGTTCTGGCCGGACCGTGCTCGCTACCTGGGCACGACCGTGGCCG is part of the Pirellulales bacterium genome and encodes:
- a CDS encoding cyclase family protein, with protein sequence MRWKAFVGLMIVFALLIALPVFYHKGEATADALPPSRDNSDATSFLGQNVRMIDLTHAFDEQTIFWPTEIPFHLERGFAGVTAGGWYYTANRFSMAEHCGTHIDAPIHFSKGAHTVDEIPLARLLGAAVVIDVVKECRENPDFLVTADVFQAWEKGHNHRLDETIVLVRTGFGPFWPDRARYLGTTVAGTEAVANLHFPGVDPDAAAWLVAERRIKAIGIDTASIDRGQSKTFATHVALCAHNTPAFENVAQLEQLPDYGFSVVALPMKIRGGSGGPLRIVALVPAGK